AGCGGCGGCACGCATGCACGGCAGTCACATCGGGTCATTGTTAGTGAAAACCGGCGAGACTTTTTCGGGAATCATCACGGAAACCGACATCGTCCGGGCTATCGCCGAACGAATCGACGTAGCGGGCACCGCCGTTTCGCAGTTGATGTCAAAACCGATTATGTCGGTGGGAAAAAACCTATCACCGCATTACGCGCGGGATCTCATGGCGGACAAACGCCTCCGCCATCTGGCGGTCACCGATGCAGGCACGATCGTGGGTATGATCTCCGCTCGCGATCTCCTCGCGTATTTTAAAACCGTCGCTCACGAGGCCGTCTAACCATCACGCGCCAAGCTACGCAACGGCGGATCCGAGCTTGTCGAGCACTCTTTGGGTTGACACGAGATGACGAGTCAACCCAAGCTGCTTCGGCTCCATGCCCATCGCCAGGCCAAGCAGTTGAGGCAAGTGCCAGATCGGAAGGTCAATGTCGGCTTGCTCCTGGCGGGCCGCACTCGACTGCATCCCATCCAGGTTGAGGTGGCACAACGGACAGGGAGTCACCAAGATATCGGCACCATGGCGTTTCGCATCCAACGTGTGGCTCGCCACCATGCGCAAGGAATTCTTTTCATTGATCGTCAGAAGCGGAAACCCGCAGCATCGAGTTTTCCCGGGAAAGTCCACGACCTCCAATCCCAACCAACTCATGATGAGCTCCAACGATTTCGCCCGCTCTGGTTGGTCCTGAAAGCCCAACGCTTCAGACGGGCGTTGCAAATAACATCCATAGAACGGAGCAGCCCGAAGCTCCGTCAATGGTCGTCGCACCCGCTGCCGAATACCTTGTTCCCCCAACTCTTCGAGTAAAATCCAGACAAAATGACGGATCTGCGTCGTCCCTCGATAGGTTAAGCCTTCCTCGCCCAGGATCTCGTTGACGGCAGCCAGATAGGGAGGATCCGTCGTGAGGCGGTGATTGGCTTGGCTCATGACA
The nucleotide sequence above comes from Nitrospira sp.. Encoded proteins:
- a CDS encoding CBS domain-containing protein codes for the protein MATVGQLMTRDLSAIPGETTIQEAAARMHGSHIGSLLVKTGETFSGIITETDIVRAIAERIDVAGTAVSQLMSKPIMSVGKNLSPHYARDLMADKRLRHLAVTDAGTIVGMISARDLLAYFKTVAHEAV
- a CDS encoding CoB--CoM heterodisulfide reductase iron-sulfur subunit B family protein, which produces MKFAFFPGCVSKGGCPELYQSVMEVYPRLGLELEEMTTASCTGAGVLQEKDRKLGDVLNARTFALAEQSGLPIMTICSTCQGVMSQANHRLTTDPPYLAAVNEILGEEGLTYRGTTQIRHFVWILLEELGEQGIRQRVRRPLTELRAAPFYGCYLQRPSEALGFQDQPERAKSLELIMSWLGLEVVDFPGKTRCCGFPLLTINEKNSLRMVASHTLDAKRHGADILVTPCPLCHLNLDGMQSSAARQEQADIDLPIWHLPQLLGLAMGMEPKQLGLTRHLVSTQRVLDKLGSAVA